One segment of Longimicrobium sp. DNA contains the following:
- a CDS encoding PAS domain S-box protein, which produces MSEKGSWPVGGGETGALIRARDWSGTPLGPVEAWPPGLRTAVDIMLGCPQPTSVIWGPGHVQLYNDAYLPVAQDRHPAIFGARALESWPDARELLAGVLAGILAGGPAVQAENQSFPLRGAGGTADERVFTFTFSPVHDESGAVGGVFHHVVETTAAERARAGLRESEERFRVLVEATAQAVWETDDRGEVVADSPSWRAYTGQKPGEALGQGWLDAVHPDDRAYAGRQWREAVRAGTALDTEYRLRRADGGWHWTNVRAAPLRRPDGSVARWVGMNIDVTARREAEAALRESEERHRLIVAGARDYAILTFDPQGLVTSWSPGAEAVFGWAAAEALGQPIDITFTPEDRAARAPDAERALAARDGSAPDVRWHQRSDGSRVFIEGTTRALHGEDGGVRAFLKIGQDVTHRRRMDEALRELNETLERRVSERTAELARANEELRAARAELTITNEVLSTQITEREQASQARGELMRRLVGAEERERLRLSRELHDSVGQVVTALLLGLRALERDAGGIPARLGDLERLGEQIAREIHHVAAALRPPALDRLGLRRALEAHLEEWAARYGIACDFHAVGIDGERFEPEIETTLFRAVQEGLTNVARHAGAGAVNLVLERRSGMVGVILEDDGRGFDVEAGIEAAAHARRMGLLGIRERVGMLGGTVEIESAPGSGTTLFVRLPARAGRDEAAGEEEEG; this is translated from the coding sequence ATGAGCGAGAAGGGCTCCTGGCCGGTGGGCGGCGGCGAAACCGGCGCGCTGATCCGGGCGCGCGACTGGTCCGGGACGCCGCTGGGCCCGGTGGAGGCGTGGCCGCCGGGCCTGCGCACGGCGGTGGACATCATGCTCGGCTGCCCCCAGCCCACCTCGGTGATCTGGGGGCCCGGGCACGTGCAGCTGTACAACGACGCGTACCTCCCCGTCGCCCAGGACCGCCACCCGGCCATCTTCGGCGCGCGCGCGCTGGAAAGCTGGCCCGACGCCCGCGAGCTGCTGGCGGGCGTGCTGGCCGGGATCCTGGCCGGCGGCCCCGCGGTGCAGGCCGAGAACCAGTCCTTCCCGCTCCGCGGCGCCGGTGGTACGGCGGACGAGCGCGTGTTCACCTTCACCTTCTCGCCGGTCCACGACGAGAGCGGCGCGGTGGGCGGCGTGTTCCACCACGTGGTGGAGACCACCGCCGCGGAGCGCGCGCGCGCCGGGCTGCGGGAAAGCGAGGAGCGCTTCCGCGTGCTGGTGGAGGCCACCGCGCAGGCGGTGTGGGAAACCGACGACCGCGGCGAGGTGGTGGCCGACTCGCCCAGCTGGCGCGCGTACACCGGGCAGAAGCCGGGCGAGGCGCTGGGCCAGGGCTGGCTGGACGCCGTGCACCCCGACGACCGGGCGTACGCCGGGCGGCAGTGGCGCGAGGCGGTGCGCGCCGGAACGGCGCTGGACACCGAGTACCGCCTGCGGCGCGCGGACGGCGGCTGGCACTGGACCAACGTGCGCGCCGCCCCGCTGCGCCGCCCCGACGGCTCGGTGGCGCGGTGGGTGGGGATGAACATCGACGTGACCGCCCGCCGCGAGGCCGAGGCGGCGCTGCGCGAAAGCGAGGAGCGGCACCGGCTGATCGTGGCCGGCGCGCGCGACTACGCCATCCTGACCTTCGACCCCCAGGGGCTGGTCACCAGCTGGTCGCCCGGCGCCGAGGCGGTGTTCGGCTGGGCCGCCGCCGAGGCCCTGGGGCAGCCCATCGACATCACCTTCACCCCCGAGGACCGCGCGGCCCGCGCGCCCGACGCCGAGCGCGCGCTCGCCGCCCGCGACGGGTCGGCCCCCGACGTGCGCTGGCACCAGCGCAGCGACGGCTCGCGGGTGTTCATCGAGGGCACCACCCGCGCGCTGCACGGAGAGGACGGCGGGGTGCGCGCGTTCCTGAAGATCGGGCAGGACGTGACGCACCGCCGCCGCATGGACGAGGCGCTGCGCGAGCTGAACGAAACGCTGGAGCGGCGCGTGAGCGAGCGCACCGCCGAGCTGGCGCGCGCCAACGAGGAGCTGCGCGCCGCGCGCGCCGAGCTCACCATCACCAACGAGGTGCTCAGCACCCAGATCACCGAGCGCGAGCAGGCCAGCCAGGCGCGCGGCGAGCTGATGCGGCGCCTGGTGGGCGCCGAGGAGCGCGAACGGCTGCGGCTGTCGCGCGAGCTGCACGACTCGGTGGGGCAGGTGGTGACCGCGCTGCTGCTGGGGCTGAGGGCGCTGGAGCGCGACGCGGGCGGCATCCCCGCGCGCCTGGGCGACCTGGAGCGCCTGGGCGAGCAGATCGCCCGCGAGATCCACCACGTGGCCGCCGCGCTGCGCCCCCCCGCGCTGGACCGGCTGGGGCTGCGCCGCGCCCTCGAGGCGCACCTGGAGGAGTGGGCCGCGCGCTACGGCATCGCCTGCGACTTCCACGCGGTGGGGATCGACGGCGAGCGCTTCGAGCCCGAGATCGAGACCACGCTCTTCCGCGCGGTGCAGGAGGGGCTGACCAACGTGGCGCGGCACGCGGGCGCCGGAGCCGTGAACCTGGTGCTGGAGCGGAGGTCGGGAATGGTGGGGGTGATCCTGGAGGACGACGGGCGGGGCTTCGACGTGGAGGCGGGGATCGAGGCGGCCGCGCACGCCCGGCGGATGGGGCTGCTGGGGATCCGCGAGCGCGTGGGGATGCTGGGGGGCACGGTGGAGATCGAGTCGGCGCCGGGGTCGGGAACCACCCTCTTCGTGCGCCTTCCCGCCCGCGCCGGGCGCGACGAAGCGGCGGGGGAGGAGGAGGAGGGATGA